The Flavobacterium sp. IMCC34852 genome contains the following window.
GCCGAAGGAGAAAAAATGGGAAAAAATGTATTCCAACTCAAAGATTATATCGAAGAACATTTACCGGAATACGACATCAGGGTTTCGGTTTTAGGTCACATGCAACGCGGTGGTTCACCATCTTGCTATGACAGAGTATTGGCCTCAAGATTGGGCGTAAAAGCAGTTGAATCTTTGTTAGAAGGGAAAACCAATTTCATGGTTGGCGTATTGGCCGATAAAATAGAACTCACACCTTTGGAACAAGCCATCAAAGGTCATTCTGAAATAGATAGAGAATTGCTCAGAGTTTCTGATATCATGTCCACTTAAAAAAAGTAAGTTCGGTTATTTGTTGATTCGGTAATTCGAAAATTTAACAAATAACCAAATAACCAAATAATCAAATTAACAATAAAAAAAATGTCAAAAGTAAAATTAGGAATCAACGGTTTCGGAAGAATTGGAAGAATTGTTTTTAGAGAAACTTTTAATAGAGATAATGTAGAAGTAGTAGCCATCAACGATTTATTAGATGTAGACCATTTGGCTTATTTATTAAAATATGACTCAGTTCACGGTCGTTTTAACGGAAAAGTAGAAGTTAAAGACGGTAAACTATATGTAAATGATAAATTCATCAGAGTTACAGCAGAAAGAGATCCGAAATTAATCCAATGGGATGACAAGGATGTTGATGTAGATGTAGTAGCAGAGTGTACAGGTTTCTTCACTACAGTTGAAACTGCAAAAGCCCACATTGATGGTGGAGCCAAAAAAGTGGTGATTTCAGCACCTTCTGCTGATGCTCCAATGTTTGTAATGGGTGTAAATCACGCTGAAGCAAAAGCCACTGATTTAGTAGTTTCCAATGCTTCTTGTACTACCAACTGTTTAGCACCATTGGCCAAAGTAATCAACGATAATTTCGGCATAGTTGAAGGTTTGATGACTACGGTTCACGCCACAACATCAACACAAATGACGGCTGACGGACCATCAAGAAAAGACTGGAGAGGCGGACGTGCTGCCAGTGTAAATATTATTCCATCTTCTACAGGTGCGGCTAAAGCAGTTGGAAAAGTAATTCCTGCATTGAACGGAAAATTAACCGGAATGTCTTTCCGTGTGCCAACTGTTGACGTTTCTGTAGTGGATTTAACGGTAAAAGTGGCTAAAGAAACCTCTTATGAAGAAATCATGGCGGTATTGAAAAAAGCCTCTGAAAACGAATTAAAAGGAATTTTAGGATTTACAGAAGATGACGTTGTATCTCAGGACTTTGTCGGCGATTCAAGAACATCAATTATCGATGCTAAAGCTGGAATTGGTTTGAACTCAACCTTCTTCAAATTGGTTTCTTGGTACGATAACGAATATGGTTATTCAAGTAAATTAATTGATTTATCAGTTCACATCGCAGGTTTAAAATAATAAATAGAAAAAATCCCGTTATCTTTGTCGGTATCGGGATTTTTTATACCTAACAAACAACCAAACCGAAATAATAAAGAGAATTAAGTTTTATCATTTGGACTCCCGTTCAAATTCGTAATTCCTAATTCGTAATTCCTAATTAATTATGAAATTATTAGTTGACAGTGGTTCTACCAAAGCCGATTGGATTGCAATTGATGACAACGGAAAGGTGCTTTTCACCACACAAACTTTAGGTCTGAACCCTGAGGTATTAGATAAAGATGCTATTATCGAAAGACTTAATGATAAATTCGATATCGAACACAATAAAGATAAAGCCTCACACCTGTTCTTTTACGGAGCCGGTTGCGGTACCGACAGAATGAAAATTTTCCTGACCAAAGTGTTTGAAGAATATTTCAGAAATGCGGTGGTTTCAGTTCATGAAGATACTTATGCGGCCGTTTATGCCACAACACCAAAAGACGAGAAAGCTATTGTTTGCATCTTAGGAACCGGTTCTAATTGCAGTTATTTTGACGGTAAAGTGTTGCACCAAAAAGTGCAATCGTTAGGGTATATAGTGATGGATGACGGCTCCGGAAATCGTTTTGGAAGACATTTAATCCGTGGACATTACTTCAATAATATGCCCGAAGATTTGGCCAAAGAATTCGAAGATGAATACAACCTTGACGCTGATTATATCAAAGCTAATTTGTACAAAGAAGACAATCCTAATGCTTACTTAGCGACTTTTGCTAAGTTTATTATCAAGCACAAAGACAATCCGTTTTGCAAAAAAATCATAAAAAAAGAATTGAAATCATTCGCCAAAAACTATATCATGCAATTTGACAATTGCAGAGAAGTTCCGGTGCATTTCGTAGGTTCTATTGCGTTTTATTTGAAAGA
Protein-coding sequences here:
- the gap gene encoding type I glyceraldehyde-3-phosphate dehydrogenase, whose translation is MSKVKLGINGFGRIGRIVFRETFNRDNVEVVAINDLLDVDHLAYLLKYDSVHGRFNGKVEVKDGKLYVNDKFIRVTAERDPKLIQWDDKDVDVDVVAECTGFFTTVETAKAHIDGGAKKVVISAPSADAPMFVMGVNHAEAKATDLVVSNASCTTNCLAPLAKVINDNFGIVEGLMTTVHATTSTQMTADGPSRKDWRGGRAASVNIIPSSTGAAKAVGKVIPALNGKLTGMSFRVPTVDVSVVDLTVKVAKETSYEEIMAVLKKASENELKGILGFTEDDVVSQDFVGDSRTSIIDAKAGIGLNSTFFKLVSWYDNEYGYSSKLIDLSVHIAGLK
- a CDS encoding BadF/BadG/BcrA/BcrD ATPase family protein translates to MKLLVDSGSTKADWIAIDDNGKVLFTTQTLGLNPEVLDKDAIIERLNDKFDIEHNKDKASHLFFYGAGCGTDRMKIFLTKVFEEYFRNAVVSVHEDTYAAVYATTPKDEKAIVCILGTGSNCSYFDGKVLHQKVQSLGYIVMDDGSGNRFGRHLIRGHYFNNMPEDLAKEFEDEYNLDADYIKANLYKEDNPNAYLATFAKFIIKHKDNPFCKKIIKKELKSFAKNYIMQFDNCREVPVHFVGSIAFYLKDELEQILAKYDIKIGNVLRRPIDGLIAYHILNK